One candidate division WOR-3 bacterium genomic window, CCTCCCGCCTCGCATTCCGCCTCAATGCGGAAGACGCCGAGAGGCTGCTGCCGCTATCCGACCGGACTCTCGTCGTTGAGGCTGCGACGCTCAGACTGGGGTCGCCGACCGAGTACCGGCTAAGGCCTGTACCGGGGCTGGCGAGTCCGTTTGTTGTGGCCGAGCGCTGCCGCTACAGCGACGAGGTCCTGGAGTGGCTGAAGCGGGAATTCCTGACGCTAGACATCAAAGCGATGCCGACTCTGCGCCCGAGGCGCGGCCGCAAGGGCGCGGACCCGGACAAGCAAGGCAGAAGGTCATTCGTCTGCCCCTACGAGCGGCACATCCGGCATATCGACGGCAGGTCCGTCATCGGCTGGGAGATACAGGTCTTCGGGCTGTCGCCAGCGGAGTCTCTCCGGCTGCAGGAACAAGGAGTCGGCCCGGGCCGACGCTATGG contains:
- the cas6 gene encoding type I-MYXAN CRISPR-associated protein Cas6/Cmx6, producing the protein MPITEMSFRLRGTPLPQDHGYQLYRAVAGVVPWMAEPAQMGVALVPIQGSPHGGFLHLTTTSRLAFRLNAEDAERLLPLSDRTLVVEAATLRLGSPTEYRLRPVPGLASPFVVAERCRYSDEVLEWLKREFLTLDIKAMPTLRPRRGRKGADPDKQGRRSFVCPYERHIRHIDGRSVIGWEIQVFGLSPAESLRLQEQGVGPGRRYGCGVFAPVEGERPRRTPKLGPTGVWFPPS